From Acidimicrobiales bacterium, the proteins below share one genomic window:
- a CDS encoding ABC transporter permease: MTELISYAIRGFPIGCVFALMAVGVVLTYKTSGVFNLAFGAQAFVSAAVYYETRVRHDWPIPLAFLVAVVLLGPAIGYVLDRALFRHLRTASPLARLVTSLGLLVAIPQMVQIWFGSSPAYNPLGIAPDPGRIYRWGDYALDANQVATIVVTVLVVAALTVLFRFTSLGLRMRAVVESPRMSELNAINADRVGSAAWMMSSFLAGLAGVLLAPLFAQVEANGFFTLLVAAVAAAAFGGLTSIPLTFAGGIALGVLQQVLAGYLPADSILSQGLRPALPFLVLFLLLLFWPALRGLGRTADPLAGVDPPPPAPAASVRSEGMTVATRVLAVTTIVLFVLATLFWFDDFWLLLFTKGLIFGVIFLSITVITGMGGQVSLSQAAFAGVGAFATGQLVQGLGLPVLPTMFVAALIAAAVGAVLAIPVLRLDGLYLTLATLAFALMWENVLVPQTWVSGGPLGVDVPRPLVGPIDFTDDRAFLLLCLVILALVGVVVLLVKRGTTGRYLDALRGSELAAASIGIDRKRARITAFALSAGIAGLGGGLLASQTGRATATDYVFFLGLFWVVMVVTLGDRSVQAAITAGISFMLVPEFLSRLDLTFLPEILNPAENPAAISSILFGLGALTYAKHPEGILEHQTRASLEATNRLLARLSRRTDPPPASTDPDGPIAVPSGSGGPT; the protein is encoded by the coding sequence ATGACCGAGCTGATCAGCTACGCCATCCGCGGCTTTCCCATCGGGTGCGTCTTCGCGCTCATGGCCGTGGGCGTGGTGCTCACCTACAAGACCTCTGGCGTGTTCAACCTGGCCTTCGGCGCGCAGGCATTCGTCAGCGCCGCGGTGTACTACGAGACCCGCGTCCGCCACGACTGGCCCATCCCCCTGGCCTTCCTGGTGGCGGTGGTGCTGCTCGGGCCCGCCATCGGCTACGTCCTCGACCGGGCGCTGTTCCGCCACCTGCGCACCGCATCGCCGCTCGCCAGGCTCGTCACCTCGCTCGGCCTGCTCGTGGCCATTCCCCAGATGGTGCAGATCTGGTTCGGCAGCAGCCCCGCCTACAACCCCCTCGGCATCGCGCCCGACCCCGGGCGCATCTACCGGTGGGGTGACTACGCGCTCGACGCCAACCAGGTCGCCACCATCGTGGTCACCGTCCTCGTCGTGGCGGCGCTCACGGTGCTGTTCCGCTTCACCTCGCTCGGCCTGCGGATGCGGGCGGTCGTGGAGAGCCCCCGTATGAGCGAGCTCAACGCCATCAACGCCGATCGGGTCGGGAGCGCGGCGTGGATGATGTCGAGCTTCCTCGCCGGACTCGCCGGCGTGCTGCTCGCTCCCCTGTTCGCTCAGGTCGAAGCCAACGGCTTCTTCACGCTGCTCGTCGCCGCGGTGGCCGCCGCCGCGTTCGGCGGTCTGACCAGCATCCCCCTCACCTTCGCCGGCGGCATCGCCCTCGGCGTCCTGCAACAGGTGCTGGCCGGCTACCTGCCCGCCGACAGCATCCTGTCGCAGGGGCTGCGCCCCGCCCTGCCGTTCCTCGTGCTCTTCCTGCTGCTGCTCTTCTGGCCCGCCCTGCGGGGCCTGGGACGCACCGCCGATCCCCTGGCCGGTGTCGACCCGCCGCCGCCCGCGCCCGCCGCGTCCGTGCGCTCCGAAGGCATGACCGTGGCCACCCGCGTGCTGGCGGTCACCACGATCGTGCTGTTCGTGCTCGCCACGCTGTTCTGGTTCGACGACTTCTGGCTGCTGTTGTTCACCAAGGGCCTGATCTTCGGCGTCATCTTCCTGTCCATCACCGTCATCACCGGAATGGGAGGCCAGGTGTCGCTGTCCCAGGCCGCCTTCGCCGGCGTGGGCGCGTTCGCCACCGGCCAGCTCGTCCAGGGCCTCGGCCTGCCGGTGCTGCCCACGATGTTCGTCGCCGCCCTCATCGCCGCCGCCGTCGGCGCGGTGCTGGCCATCCCCGTGCTGCGCCTCGACGGGCTCTACCTCACCCTCGCCACGCTGGCCTTCGCCCTGATGTGGGAGAACGTGCTCGTCCCGCAGACCTGGGTGAGCGGCGGACCGCTCGGCGTCGACGTCCCCCGCCCCCTCGTCGGTCCGATCGACTTCACCGACGACCGCGCCTTCCTGCTGCTGTGCCTCGTGATCCTCGCGCTCGTCGGGGTGGTGGTGCTGCTGGTGAAGCGCGGCACCACCGGTCGGTACCTCGACGCTTTGCGGGGCAGCGAGCTGGCGGCGGCCTCGATCGGCATCGACCGCAAGCGCGCCCGCATCACCGCCTTCGCGCTCTCGGCGGGCATCGCCGGACTCGGCGGCGGCCTCCTCGCCTCGCAGACGGGCCGGGCCACCGCCACCGACTACGTGTTCTTCCTCGGCCTGTTCTGGGTGGTGATGGTGGTCACCCTCGGCGATCGCTCGGTGCAGGCCGCCATCACCGCGGGCATCTCGTTCATGCTCGTACCCGAGTTCCTCAGCCGCCTCGACCTCACCTTCCTCCCCGAGATCCTCAACCCGGCCGAGAACCCCGCGGCGATCTCGTCGATCCTGTTCGGCCTCGGCGCCCTCACCTACGCCAAGCACCCCGAGGGGATCCTCGAGCACCAGACCCGGGCGTCGTTGGAGGCCACCAACCGGCTGCTCGCCCGCCTGTCCCGACGGACCGACCCCCCGCCCGCCTCCACCGACCCGGACGGGCCGATCGCGGTGCCCAGCGGATCGGGAGGCCCGACGTGA
- a CDS encoding ABC transporter ATP-binding protein: MSLLEADSVTKHFSGVTALDQVSLSVEPGEIVGLIGPNGAGKTTLFNCLYGVLAPDRGRVRFAGQDVSSLQVHRRARLGMGRTFQRIELFAGMTVRDHLLVAERARRADGGLLKDLLGRSAPSGDERERAAATLALLGLDEVADRPIESLSLGRGRLVELGRALMIEPTLLLLDEPSSGLDHRETDEMAEVLDTVRAERGTAILLVEHDVAMVRRVTGRLYVLDFGQLIAQGPTADVIADAAVRQAYLGDTV, encoded by the coding sequence GTGAGCCTTCTCGAGGCCGACTCGGTCACGAAGCACTTCTCGGGCGTGACCGCCCTCGACCAGGTGTCGTTGTCGGTCGAGCCCGGCGAGATCGTCGGGCTGATCGGCCCCAACGGCGCCGGCAAGACCACGCTGTTCAACTGCCTCTACGGCGTGCTCGCCCCGGACCGGGGGCGGGTCAGGTTCGCCGGCCAGGACGTCTCGTCGCTCCAGGTCCACCGGCGGGCCCGGCTGGGCATGGGCCGCACCTTCCAGCGCATCGAGCTCTTCGCGGGCATGACCGTGCGGGACCACCTGCTGGTGGCCGAGCGGGCCCGGCGCGCCGACGGCGGCCTGCTGAAGGACCTCCTCGGGCGCAGCGCGCCGTCGGGGGACGAGCGGGAGCGCGCCGCGGCCACTCTCGCCCTGCTCGGCCTCGACGAGGTCGCCGACCGGCCCATCGAGTCCCTCAGCCTCGGGCGGGGCCGCCTGGTCGAGCTGGGCCGGGCCCTCATGATCGAGCCCACCCTGCTCCTGCTGGACGAGCCGTCCTCCGGTCTCGATCACCGAGAGACCGACGAGATGGCCGAGGTGCTCGACACGGTGCGGGCCGAGCGGGGCACGGCCATCCTCCTCGTCGAGCACGACGTGGCCATGGTGCGGCGGGTCACGGGCCGCCTCTACGTGCTCGACTTCGGTCAGCTGATCGCCCAGGGCCCCACCGCCGACGTGATCGCCGACGCCGCCGTGCGCCAGGCCTACCTCGGGGACACGGTGTGA
- a CDS encoding ABC transporter ATP-binding protein — MTAPLLELEHVDAGYGPFRALFDVSFSVDEGRALALLGSNGAGKTTVARVCSGLVAPTAGTVRFRGDEVTGQPAFRLARQGVAHAPEGRSVFATLTVDENLVLSFREGAKQGHPGVDESLAAAYDAFPRLATRRQQLAGTLSGGEQRMLSLARVLVQPPALLIVDELSLGLAPIIVNEVYAMLGRIKAAGTTLLIVEQLVSHALGIADDVVLLTKGRTTFVGPVAELGDLDAHFLG; from the coding sequence GTGACCGCGCCGCTGCTCGAGCTCGAGCACGTGGACGCCGGCTACGGGCCCTTCCGGGCGTTGTTCGACGTGTCCTTCTCCGTCGACGAGGGCCGGGCGCTCGCCCTGCTGGGGTCCAACGGCGCCGGCAAGACCACGGTCGCCAGGGTGTGCTCGGGGCTCGTCGCCCCGACCGCCGGCACGGTGCGGTTTCGCGGCGACGAGGTCACGGGCCAGCCCGCTTTCCGCCTGGCCCGCCAGGGCGTCGCCCACGCCCCGGAGGGCCGTTCGGTGTTCGCCACCCTCACCGTCGACGAGAACCTCGTCCTGTCGTTCCGCGAGGGCGCCAAGCAGGGCCACCCGGGCGTCGACGAGAGCCTCGCCGCCGCCTACGACGCCTTCCCCCGCCTCGCCACCCGCCGCCAGCAGCTGGCCGGGACGCTGTCGGGCGGCGAGCAGCGGATGCTCTCGCTGGCCCGGGTGCTGGTCCAGCCGCCGGCCCTGTTGATCGTGGACGAGCTCTCGCTCGGCCTCGCCCCGATCATCGTCAACGAGGTCTACGCCATGCTCGGCCGCATCAAGGCCGCCGGCACCACCCTGCTCATCGTCGAGCAGCTCGTCAGCCACGCCCTCGGCATCGCCGACGACGTCGTCCTGCTCACCAAGGGCCGCACCACCTTCGTCGGGCCCGTCGCCGAGCTCGGCGACCTCGACGCGCACTTCCTCGGCTGA
- a CDS encoding DUF4394 domain-containing protein, with amino-acid sequence MRRTLALGTAVLILVLGLVGTAPPASSAPSNQTAFALTTTNKILRFRTYAPGTILSAVTVTGLQPGERLVGIDVRPATGELWAVGDADRLYTVDPASGAATERSVLSTPLDGRHFGVDFNPTVDRLRIVSDAEQNLRVNVDTGAVTVDGSLGYTGFLAAEDPKVTAAAYTNSQCGPPNPTPAPPQPRTTTLYDLDARLDLLSTQAPPNDGVLNAVGGLGVNVRARAGFDISGNDGTPYAALDPASPSADATSFLYRIDLTNGDAIRIGRIGTTATPRYVTDIAIAFQGTCPLPAPPM; translated from the coding sequence ATGCGTCGGACCCTCGCCCTCGGGACTGCGGTCCTCATCCTCGTCCTCGGACTGGTCGGGACGGCACCGCCGGCCTCGAGCGCGCCGAGCAACCAGACCGCGTTCGCGCTCACCACCACGAACAAGATCCTGCGCTTCCGCACCTACGCGCCCGGAACGATCCTGTCGGCGGTGACGGTCACCGGGCTCCAGCCGGGGGAGCGCCTCGTCGGCATCGACGTGCGTCCCGCCACCGGCGAGCTCTGGGCCGTCGGCGACGCCGATCGCCTCTACACGGTCGACCCCGCCTCCGGGGCGGCCACGGAGCGCTCGGTGCTCAGCACACCGCTCGACGGCCGCCACTTCGGCGTCGACTTCAACCCGACCGTCGATCGCCTGCGCATCGTCAGCGACGCCGAGCAGAACCTGCGGGTCAACGTGGACACCGGCGCGGTCACCGTCGACGGGTCGCTCGGCTACACCGGCTTTCTCGCCGCCGAGGACCCAAAGGTGACCGCCGCGGCGTACACCAACAGCCAGTGCGGCCCACCCAACCCGACGCCGGCACCGCCGCAGCCCCGCACGACGACGCTCTACGACCTGGACGCCCGCCTCGACCTGCTCTCGACGCAGGCGCCGCCCAACGACGGCGTGCTGAACGCGGTCGGCGGGTTGGGCGTGAACGTCCGGGCCCGGGCCGGCTTCGACATCTCGGGCAACGACGGCACGCCCTACGCCGCCCTCGACCCGGCCTCGCCCTCGGCCGACGCGACGTCGTTCCTCTACCGGATCGACCTCACCAACGGCGACGCCATCCGCATCGGGCGCATCGGCACCACCGCCACACCCCGGTACGTCACCGACATCGCCATCGCCTTCCAGGGCACCTGTCCGCTCCCGGCGCCGCCGATGTAG